The Anolis carolinensis isolate JA03-04 chromosome 2, rAnoCar3.1.pri, whole genome shotgun sequence genome has a window encoding:
- the syce2 gene encoding synaptonemal complex central element protein 2 isoform X2, translated as MQDMEYKEKSHGRNEAAMSSNQEFLFEEAEQNKSNSPFFSNVQRSTLSDDLLRKESPNLRLSSPLTSGGSDSRSTSFFMALNSTIENMEQRTQQLIDKINENRKNDHEFMNTFRENLLMKVSSLAEKLEERVFYVYDHNSKLIQDKLQVFSEIMERIRQIETELRQVCNTVEILYKDLCGQAEL; from the exons ATGCAGGACATGGAATACAAAGAAAAGAGTCATGGAAGGAATG AGGCTGCTATGTCATCTAATCAAGAATTTCTGTTTGAAGAGGCTGAACAAAATAAATCAAATAGCCCATTTTTCTCCAATGTACAAAGAAGTACATTAAGTGATGATCTGTTAAG gaAAGAATCTCCCAACCTTCGTCTTTCTAGTCCACTCACAAGCGGAGGGTCAGACAGCAGATCTACAAGTTTTTTCATGGCCCTGAATTCTACTATTGAAAACATGGAGCAAAGAACTCAGCAACTGATTGACAAAATTAATGAGAATCGGAAGAATGACCACGAATTCATGAATACATTCAGAGAAAATCTTTTGATGAAG GTTTCAAGCTTGGCAGAAAAGTTGGAAGAAAGGGTGTTTTATGTTTATGACCATAATAGCAAGCTCATTCAGGACAAACTTCAAGTGTTTTCTGAGATCATGGAGAGAATCAGGCAGATTGAGACTGAGCTCAGACAAGTCTGTAACACTGTCGAAATATTGTATAAAGACCTGTGTGGTCAAGCTGAACTATGA
- the syce2 gene encoding synaptonemal complex central element protein 2 isoform X1, whose translation MKIYKHIRAVRKMKAPSQRWKAFIHVAEAAMSSNQEFLFEEAEQNKSNSPFFSNVQRSTLSDDLLRKESPNLRLSSPLTSGGSDSRSTSFFMALNSTIENMEQRTQQLIDKINENRKNDHEFMNTFRENLLMKVSSLAEKLEERVFYVYDHNSKLIQDKLQVFSEIMERIRQIETELRQVCNTVEILYKDLCGQAEL comes from the exons ATGAAGATATATAAACATATTCGGGCTGTCAGGAAAATGAAGGCCCCAAGCCAGCGATGGAAGGCCTTCATTCATGTCGCAG AGGCTGCTATGTCATCTAATCAAGAATTTCTGTTTGAAGAGGCTGAACAAAATAAATCAAATAGCCCATTTTTCTCCAATGTACAAAGAAGTACATTAAGTGATGATCTGTTAAG gaAAGAATCTCCCAACCTTCGTCTTTCTAGTCCACTCACAAGCGGAGGGTCAGACAGCAGATCTACAAGTTTTTTCATGGCCCTGAATTCTACTATTGAAAACATGGAGCAAAGAACTCAGCAACTGATTGACAAAATTAATGAGAATCGGAAGAATGACCACGAATTCATGAATACATTCAGAGAAAATCTTTTGATGAAG GTTTCAAGCTTGGCAGAAAAGTTGGAAGAAAGGGTGTTTTATGTTTATGACCATAATAGCAAGCTCATTCAGGACAAACTTCAAGTGTTTTCTGAGATCATGGAGAGAATCAGGCAGATTGAGACTGAGCTCAGACAAGTCTGTAACACTGTCGAAATATTGTATAAAGACCTGTGTGGTCAAGCTGAACTATGA
- the syce2 gene encoding synaptonemal complex central element protein 2 isoform X3, whose product MSSNQEFLFEEAEQNKSNSPFFSNVQRSTLSDDLLRKESPNLRLSSPLTSGGSDSRSTSFFMALNSTIENMEQRTQQLIDKINENRKNDHEFMNTFRENLLMKVSSLAEKLEERVFYVYDHNSKLIQDKLQVFSEIMERIRQIETELRQVCNTVEILYKDLCGQAEL is encoded by the exons ATGTCATCTAATCAAGAATTTCTGTTTGAAGAGGCTGAACAAAATAAATCAAATAGCCCATTTTTCTCCAATGTACAAAGAAGTACATTAAGTGATGATCTGTTAAG gaAAGAATCTCCCAACCTTCGTCTTTCTAGTCCACTCACAAGCGGAGGGTCAGACAGCAGATCTACAAGTTTTTTCATGGCCCTGAATTCTACTATTGAAAACATGGAGCAAAGAACTCAGCAACTGATTGACAAAATTAATGAGAATCGGAAGAATGACCACGAATTCATGAATACATTCAGAGAAAATCTTTTGATGAAG GTTTCAAGCTTGGCAGAAAAGTTGGAAGAAAGGGTGTTTTATGTTTATGACCATAATAGCAAGCTCATTCAGGACAAACTTCAAGTGTTTTCTGAGATCATGGAGAGAATCAGGCAGATTGAGACTGAGCTCAGACAAGTCTGTAACACTGTCGAAATATTGTATAAAGACCTGTGTGGTCAAGCTGAACTATGA